AAACAGCGGACAGTGATTATCTTTCGCTTTTATCACGACTATACTCTTGAGGAAATTGCGACCTTGCTCGATATTCCGCTGGGTACAGTCAAGTCCAGATATCATGCTGGCCTCCAGGCACTTCGAAGAAACTTAGGGAATCTGCCCCTGGAAAGGATGGTAAAGATCAATGACTATTGAACACAAAATCCGAGAACATCTGCACGAAGAGGCAGAAACGATGGAGTGCCCGCCGGCCATTTCCAAACGAATCGAACAATCCTATTCTCACTATTTGCAACGAAAAAGGAGCGAAATAACCATGAAAAAACGATTAATTGGTGGAATTGTTGCTGCTGCGATTTTGATCCCAACCGCAGCATTTGCGGCCCCTACTGTAATTGACATGCTTACTCGAGCACCAATGACTTCTGAACAAGTCAAGCTGGATGAGGCTGGGAAAGCAACACTTGAGAAGCTGTATAGCGCATTTCCCGAAACAAGATCGTTTGAGATTATCGAGGCTAGCTACCTTGGAGACCCCAATGATTCAACCAAAAAGGTCCAACTAAGCATCGTCCTGCAGGAAAAGGGAGGAACCGGCAAAAAGTTAACCCTCCATACAAACGGTATTACGGATGTGATTCAAGACCTGACTCAAGAGAATTGGGAGCCTAAGGAGAAGCCACTCATTACTTTACCCGATCAGGAAATCAAGGGGAAGGTAGATCAGCTCATTGATAAATTGTATGGCAACATCAAAGATTACGAAGTTGCCATAGAGCAAATGGAGAATCCAAATGAAAAAACATTTATCTTGAATTACACCAAGAAGGGATCAGAGGGAGAGGGTTACCAAGTATTTGTTCAGGGGAATAGAATTAGTCTTGCTCCGGTAGATTTTGAACCATCAAACAATAAAGTAGAAGGATTTTTCTCTTTTAATGGTAAGCCTGATTATACCGCTGATACCATTTTAAACGATGAAAAACTGCTAGCTTTACTAAAAATGAGCGCGACGGAGTTAAAAGAAGAACTAGCCAAAGGGAAAACGGTTGTCGAGATTGCAGCATCTAAAAATGTCTCAAGACAACAAGTGATCGATGTGATTGGAAGAACAATGGCTGAAGGACAACTTCAAGACGGAAAAAATAAAGTAACGATCAGCGATGAATTACTGAAACAAATGATAAAAGACGGTGAACAAAAAATCATACCCATAATTGAACACAAAACGGAAACAGAATGGAAGTAATAGAGAAGAGGCGGGGAACCGTCTCTTTTTTCTTACCCGTTGTGGGCACCAGCGCAAGCTCGACTATCATGAAAAATAAAGTTGTGCTTCCGCCTACGGGAAGATTCATCATGGCTACGTATACTGTAGCGTATCATACCATTTGACTTCACTCTCAAGCCAATCGAAAGGAGAGGTCGACCGTGGCAATTGGACAGACGACTCGGGTCAGTTTGCCGTACCCCTCAACATGGGATGTTTTCGCTAGCTTTGGTGGAAGACCCACCACGTTAGGCACTTTAGTAATTTCCGCTGTCTCGAATGGCAGGGTCAGTGGAACCGTTAATTTCCGAGGTACCCCGATTCCCATACAAGGAAGCTGGGATGAGAGGAGTAGGCAAATCACGATTGAATCACCTTATGCCAATTTTGTTGGTACCTTTGCTTACAAAGACGAGTTAACGTTAGGATTGCGCCATTATGTATTACGAGGAAACGTTCGAATGAAGCCCCCATCTATACGAGCAGGAGAAGTGGGAACATGGACGGCGGTCACGAATATACCGCGTGTCTGATTCAGATCTTGCTTCCATTACGAGAATGAGGCACCTTCCTGTTAGAATAAGGTGCCTCCTTTTGTGATTACGGCCACAGGTGATAGCTTATTGAGTGATTCCGAGCATTTGCTTCATATCTTCTTGAGCATCACCAATCAACTGAATATGGAACAAGTCTTGTAGTACTTGCAGAACACCGGGTTGAATGAACTCAGGCAATTTTGGGCCGATCCGTATATCTTGTATCCCTAGGCTAAACAGACCGAGCAGGATGGCAACCGCTTTTTGTTCAAACCAGGAAAGAACGATACTTACCGGCAGCTCGTTTACTTCACACTCGAAGGCATCGGCTAATGCAGCTGCAATCGTAATAGTAGAAACGGAGTTATTGCACTGTCCCAAATCGATATATCTTGGGATGTCGGTACCTGGCACGGTACCGAAATCTACATCGTTAAAACGGAATTTTCCGCAGGAGGTCGTAAGAATGACTGCTTCTGGCGGTAAGGACGTAGCCAACTCACGGTAATACTCGCCACCCTTGCCAGGAGCGTCACAACCAGCGATGACGAAGAAGCGTTTGATCTTTCCTTCCTTGACTGCCTGGATAATTTCAGGAGCGATGCCGAGAACCGTTTTATGATGATACCCGGTCGTCAATGTCAGTTCGGATTCGATAGAAGCCTCAGGAAGAGACAATGCTTTTTCAATGAGCGGCGCAAAATCGTTCTCTACAACTTTCGTCACATTTTCCAAACCGGTTATATCATACGAAAAGAAACGATCGGCGTAGCTGCCTCGAATAGGCATGACACAGTTTGTTGTAGCCAGGATAGCGCCGGGAAATTTCTCGAACAATTGACGTTGATCGTACCATGCTTTCCCGATGTTCCCTTTCAAATGAGGATATTTTTTTAACTCGGGATAGCCATGTGCAGGCAGCATTTCGGAATGCGTATATACATTGATTCCTTGTCCTTCTGTCTGTTTTAACAGCTCTTCGAGAGCAAACAGATTGTGCCCCGTAACAACGATGCATTTTCCTTCTATTTTATTTTGCGAGACTGTGATTGGCTCTGGGACTCCGAAATGATCCGTATGAGCCCGATCCAAAAGCTCCATGACTTTTAGCGCAGCTTTGCCTACTTTCATGGCCATTTGCAAATGTTCATCCAAGTTAAAATTCACATTCGTCAATGTAAAATAAAGAGCTTCCTGTGTAATCCCATCCACTTCAGGATCGATATAGCCCAGTTGTCGAGCATGTGTGGCATAAGCCGCAATTCCTTTTAAAGCAAAAATAATGGTATCCTGAATACTCGCAAGATCTTCATTCTTTCCGCAAACGCCGATGACCTTACAACCACCTGATGGAGTCTGTTCACATTGATAACAAAACATGTATAATCACTCCTTCGATTCAAGATTTCGCTTTGATTATAAGCGGGTTATCTGGAAGGAGCTGTGATTAAAATCACAACGAAACCAAACTTTGCCTCTTATCATAGGGGATGAAGAAGATTTCCCAAGTTGAGGGGTGTTGTTATGGTACGAAAATGGCAGTTGCCGCTACAGACGTTAAGTCTAACGGTCGGTTTCATGGTATGGGTCATTCTGTCGTCGCTCATGCCTTTTATCAAAGAAACCGTACACATGAGTGCAAGTGAAGTGGCGTGGGTGACAGCGATTCCTGTTCTTCTTGGATCGTTGCTAAGAATCCCAGTTGGATATTGGAGTAACCGATTTGGCGCGAGACTATTATTTAGCATCAGCTTTCTCTTGCTGCTGGCTCCTGTTTTCTATATTAGCCAGGCGACCACTTATACCGATTTGTTAATCGGCGGGTTATTTATAGGGATAGGCGGAGCG
The window above is part of the Brevibacillus antibioticus genome. Proteins encoded here:
- the hcp gene encoding hydroxylamine reductase, encoding MFCYQCEQTPSGGCKVIGVCGKNEDLASIQDTIIFALKGIAAYATHARQLGYIDPEVDGITQEALYFTLTNVNFNLDEHLQMAMKVGKAALKVMELLDRAHTDHFGVPEPITVSQNKIEGKCIVVTGHNLFALEELLKQTEGQGINVYTHSEMLPAHGYPELKKYPHLKGNIGKAWYDQRQLFEKFPGAILATTNCVMPIRGSYADRFFSYDITGLENVTKVVENDFAPLIEKALSLPEASIESELTLTTGYHHKTVLGIAPEIIQAVKEGKIKRFFVIAGCDAPGKGGEYYRELATSLPPEAVILTTSCGKFRFNDVDFGTVPGTDIPRYIDLGQCNNSVSTITIAAALADAFECEVNELPVSIVLSWFEQKAVAILLGLFSLGIQDIRIGPKLPEFIQPGVLQVLQDLFHIQLIGDAQEDMKQMLGITQ